One genomic segment of Agromyces intestinalis includes these proteins:
- a CDS encoding histidine phosphatase family protein, with translation MTTLFLVRHGQTEWGDGRYAGDTDLALSPLGVAQAARLGTWARTADLDAIVTSPLARAVATADPAAQATGIAPTVDPRLREVSFGLAEGLTAAEMAERFPEERAAFLRSPATTALPGGESGRAALERALPALGELRDAHPDGRVLVVTHNTVIRLVLCALLGLDPDRYREVFPAVGNAALTTVRPATEARRPAALLGYNVPL, from the coding sequence ATGACGACGCTCTTCCTGGTGCGACACGGCCAGACCGAATGGGGTGACGGCCGGTACGCCGGCGACACCGACCTCGCGCTCAGCCCCCTCGGGGTGGCACAGGCCGCCCGGCTCGGGACATGGGCGCGCACGGCCGACCTCGACGCGATCGTCACGTCGCCGCTGGCGCGGGCCGTGGCCACGGCGGACCCCGCCGCGCAGGCCACCGGGATCGCGCCGACCGTCGACCCGCGGCTGCGCGAGGTGTCGTTCGGGCTGGCCGAGGGCCTCACCGCTGCCGAGATGGCCGAGCGCTTCCCCGAGGAGCGGGCCGCGTTCCTCCGGTCGCCGGCGACGACCGCGTTGCCCGGCGGCGAGTCGGGGCGCGCCGCGCTCGAGCGGGCGCTGCCGGCGCTCGGCGAACTGCGCGACGCGCACCCCGACGGGCGGGTGCTGGTCGTGACGCACAACACCGTGATCCGGCTCGTGCTGTGCGCCCTGCTGGGGCTCGACCCCGATCGCTACCGCGAGGTCTTCCCCGCCGTCGGGAACGCCGCGCTGACGACGGTGCGCCCGGCGACCGAGGCCCGACGACCCGCGGCTCTGCTCGGGTACAACGTGCCGCTCTGA
- a CDS encoding helix-turn-helix domain-containing protein, with protein MGNPPATASPGAMIDAASIDAVLERLRWRVLDFADYSLVPGMTRADPGRGIRFHYVASGTVAISCAGGAIELRAGDFVLLARGDATLRADGPTRLVSGSLHLELESGVALGLMPAVLFACGFRTHEPAFASLLETLHREADGERAGRESVARRIADLVASAALRVWFERGCGDPRAWLIGLRDPNLGRAIDAMHADPGGRWTVEALARLARASRSQFAEQFRRSVGETPARYLTRLRMERAERMLRAGVSVTEAAAALGYDSDEGFSRAFRRHAGAPPSLWRATA; from the coding sequence ATGGGGAATCCGCCTGCGACCGCCTCGCCGGGCGCCATGATCGACGCGGCGAGCATCGACGCCGTGCTCGAGCGCCTGCGCTGGCGCGTGCTCGACTTCGCCGACTACTCGCTGGTTCCGGGCATGACCCGGGCCGACCCGGGTCGGGGCATCCGGTTCCACTACGTCGCGAGCGGAACCGTGGCGATCAGCTGCGCCGGCGGCGCGATCGAGCTGCGGGCGGGCGACTTCGTGCTGCTCGCGCGCGGCGACGCGACGCTGCGCGCCGACGGCCCGACCCGACTCGTCAGCGGATCGCTGCACCTCGAGCTCGAGAGCGGCGTCGCGCTCGGGCTGATGCCCGCGGTGCTGTTCGCCTGCGGGTTCCGCACGCACGAGCCGGCGTTCGCCTCCCTGCTCGAGACGCTCCACCGCGAGGCCGACGGCGAGCGCGCGGGCCGGGAATCGGTCGCGCGCCGCATCGCCGACCTCGTGGCATCCGCCGCGCTTCGCGTGTGGTTCGAGCGCGGATGCGGCGATCCGAGGGCCTGGCTCATCGGCCTTCGCGACCCGAACCTGGGCCGGGCCATCGACGCGATGCACGCCGACCCTGGCGGGCGCTGGACCGTCGAGGCCCTCGCGCGCCTCGCGCGGGCTTCGCGGTCGCAGTTCGCCGAGCAGTTCCGGCGGTCGGTCGGCGAGACGCCCGCGAGGTATCTCACCCGGCTGCGCATGGAGCGGGCCGAGCGGATGCTCCGGGCCGGCGTCAGCGTGACCGAGGCCGCCGCAGCGCTCGGCTACGACAGCGATGAGGGGTTCAGTCGCGCGTTCCGGCGGCACGCGGGTGCGCCGCCGAGCCTCTGGAGGGCGACCGCCTGA
- a CDS encoding MFS transporter: protein MTNTSSVPAAPIATATTSPVDGALGAPPERTRAAWAGVVSIGLAIFTMVASEFLPASLLSPIAADLGLTEGAAGQLVTATSLAGIVGGPLVVAVVPRVDRRLVVMGLTALAVLSNVLVAVVPSFGGMLAARLLLGLAISGTWALSLAVTAQLVPADRIGRAMTIVNTGMTLATIAAVPAGAYLGEVLGWRAVFLLAAAAAVVALIFQAVTLPSVTPTGAPGVRSLLQTAVRPVVALGVLAIVLLAGGHFMGFTYLRPAFESIVGMSPALLAGLLVVFGVASFIGNLVAGPIADRRLGVLLFAVPFAIGVGTATLALSGSGLWLVAVSVFVWGVGFGAVPTTVQAWIARVAPDRLESAGGLVVSAFQIAIAAGAAVGGLIVDSAGVQAALIAGGISAVAGGVVLMLAGRR, encoded by the coding sequence ATGACGAACACGTCCTCCGTGCCCGCGGCGCCGATCGCGACCGCCACCACGTCACCCGTCGACGGCGCACTCGGCGCCCCGCCCGAGCGCACCCGCGCGGCGTGGGCGGGCGTCGTGTCGATCGGCCTCGCGATCTTCACGATGGTCGCGAGCGAGTTCCTTCCGGCGAGCCTGCTCTCGCCGATCGCCGCCGACCTCGGACTCACCGAGGGCGCCGCGGGCCAACTCGTCACCGCGACGAGTCTCGCCGGCATCGTCGGCGGGCCGCTCGTGGTCGCCGTCGTGCCGCGCGTCGACCGCCGCCTCGTGGTGATGGGACTCACCGCGCTCGCCGTGCTGTCGAACGTGCTCGTCGCCGTCGTGCCGTCGTTCGGCGGCATGCTCGCGGCGCGCCTGCTGCTCGGCCTCGCGATCTCGGGCACCTGGGCGCTCTCGCTCGCGGTCACCGCGCAGCTCGTGCCCGCCGACCGGATCGGTCGGGCGATGACCATCGTCAACACCGGCATGACGCTTGCGACCATCGCCGCAGTGCCGGCCGGCGCCTACCTCGGCGAGGTGCTCGGATGGCGTGCGGTGTTCCTGCTCGCCGCGGCGGCCGCGGTCGTGGCGCTCATCTTCCAGGCGGTGACCCTCCCGTCGGTGACGCCGACCGGAGCCCCCGGCGTGCGTTCGCTGCTGCAGACCGCGGTTCGCCCCGTCGTGGCGCTCGGCGTGCTCGCGATCGTGCTGCTCGCGGGCGGCCACTTCATGGGATTCACCTACCTGCGGCCCGCGTTCGAGTCGATCGTCGGGATGTCGCCGGCCCTGCTGGCGGGCCTGCTCGTGGTGTTCGGGGTGGCGAGCTTCATCGGCAACCTCGTCGCCGGTCCGATCGCCGACCGTCGACTCGGGGTGCTGCTGTTCGCCGTGCCGTTCGCGATCGGCGTCGGCACCGCGACGCTGGCCCTCAGCGGCTCGGGCCTCTGGCTCGTCGCGGTGAGCGTCTTCGTGTGGGGCGTGGGGTTCGGGGCGGTGCCGACGACCGTGCAGGCGTGGATCGCGCGCGTCGCGCCCGACCGGCTCGAGAGCGCCGGCGGGCTCGTGGTCTCGGCATTCCAGATCGCGATCGCGGCCGGCGCCGCCGTCGGCGGGCTCATCGTCGACTCGGCCGGCGTGCAGGCGGCGCTCATCGCGGGCGGAATCTCGGCGGTCGCCGGTGGGGTCGTGCTCATGCTGGCCGGGCGGCGGTAG